The following are encoded in a window of Arvicanthis niloticus isolate mArvNil1 chromosome 1, mArvNil1.pat.X, whole genome shotgun sequence genomic DNA:
- the LOC117694962 gene encoding cell adhesion molecule CEACAM1-like isoform X4 yields the protein MELASARLHKGQISWWGLLLTALLLTTWSPPTTAKMTIEAVPFDVAEGKYVLLRVVNLEPGIRAFHWFKDNAERENELARYILAEKSNRSGMAYSGRESLYSTGSMYIHNVNKDDERTYIIQIVLEDYAMKRMNTTFHVHIALQKPSITANNYSPIEGGDSVLICEPYTLHTNYRWIRNGKSLSEGDRLKLSEGNRTLTLLSITRNDTGPYECENRNIVTTNRSDPFSLNIAYGPDTPSIFPSDIYLLQGSNLSLSCRAASNPPAQYFWLFNETSKASSQELFILSVTTINSGIYTCFVNNSGTGLSRTIIKTITVLEAVTQPKVYAINTTVIEEESVTLTCYSNDTGILQIHWLFNNHTLQLTKRMTLSNKNSILTIDPTKREDSGEYLCEISNPVSSKRSNPVRVVIKWEVTSEISQSTNLQPSTTIWGLLTTLLTRWMTSHTLS from the exons ATGGAGCTAGCCTCAGCCCGTCTCCACAAAGGACAGATTTCCTGGTGGGGACTCCTGCTCACAG CCTTGCTTTTAACCACCTGGAGCCCTCCCACCACTGCCAAAATGACTATTGAGGCTGTGCCATTTGATGTTGCTGAAGGGAAGTATGTTCTTCTACGTGTTGTGAATCTGGAACCGGGAATCCGAGCTTTTCACTGGTTCAAGGATAAcgcagaaagagaaaatgaacttGCACGGTATATACTAGCTGAAAAATCGAATAGATCAGGGATGGCATACAGCGGCAGAGAGTCACTATACAGCACTGGATCTATGTACATCCACAATGTCAACAAGGACGATGAGAGAACCTACATAATACAAATAGTACTTGAAGACTATGCCATGAAGAGGATGAATACAACATTTCATGTGCACA TTGCATTACAAAAGCCCAGCATCACAGCCAACAACTACAGTCCCATTGAGGGTGGGGACTCGGTATTAATATGTGAACCTTACACTCTTCATACAAACTACCGGTGGATAAGAAATGGCAAAAGCCTCTCAGAAGGTGACAGGCTGAAGCTATCTGAGGGCAACAGGACTCTCACTTTACTCAGTATCACAAGGAATGACACAGGACCCTATGAGTGCGAAAACCGGAACATAGTGACTACCAACCGAAGTGATCCATTCAGCCTGAACATTGCCT ATGGTCCGGATACCCCGAGTATATTCCCCTCAGATATTTATTTGCTTCAAGGGTCAAACCTCAGCCTCTCCTGCCGTGCAGCCTCTAACCCACCTGCACAGTACTTCTGGCTTTTCAATGAGACATCCAAGGCATCCTCCCAAGAGCTGTTCATCCTCAGCGTCACTACTATTAATAGCGGAATCTATACCTGCTTCGTCAATAACTCTGGCACTGGCCTCAGTAGGACCATAATCAAGACAATTACAGTCCTTG AGGCAGTGACTCAGCCCAAGGTTTATGCCATCAACACCACAGTCATTGAAGAAGAATCTGTGACCCTGACCTGCTACTCAAATGACACTGGAATCCTTCAAATCCATTGGCTTTTCAATAACCATACTCTGCAGCTCACAAAGAGGATGACACTCTCCAATAAAAACAGCATACTCACAATAGACCCTACCAAGAGGGAAGATTCTGGGGAGTATCTGTGTGAGATCTCCAATCCAGTCAGTTCCAAGAGGAGTAACCCAGTCCGGGTGGTCATAAAAT